In one window of Pseudodesulfovibrio sediminis DNA:
- a CDS encoding fumarate reductase flavoprotein subunit yields MQTIYTDFLVVGAGLAGERAAVEAADAGFSAICLSLVPARRSHSSAAQGGMQASLGNSVMGEGDCPDVHFADTVKGSDWGCDQEVARLFADAAPIEMRRLAHWGVPWNRVVPGKSIYYKGGKQFEKIEAEDKEGLIMARSFGGTAKWRTCYTSDGTGHAVMCTMDNRCAQMGVEVHDKTEAIALLQDGETCYGVVARCLRTGELLIYLSKATMIAAGGFGRIYPNTTNAVICDGGAHTMCVDTGVVPMGNMEAVQFHPTGIVPTDILVTEGCRGDGGTLLDVDEKRFMDVYEPEKAELASRDVVSRWMTYHMREGHGVKSSYGEHLWLDIRHLGEEHITGKLREVYEICTSFLGINPIHQLIPVRPTQHYSMGGIRTNKDGAAYGLKGLFSAGEAACWDMHGFNRLGGNSLAETVVAGGIIGRKIAEYLQGCETEFKTSLINDEVKKQQARIDALINCTNGSENVYKVRKAMQDALHKGANIFRTQEGLETCVASLQDTLIRAKNVGLRSDGRGVNPELASALKLEGQVKMALMVAYGALQRTESRGSHNREDFTARNDRDWLSRTLAYWKNEGDTLPTLEYEPATVAVEIPPGDRGYGHSEIISADDKKE; encoded by the coding sequence ATGCAGACTATTTACACCGATTTTCTCGTTGTCGGCGCAGGTCTGGCGGGCGAACGCGCTGCTGTTGAAGCGGCAGACGCCGGATTCTCCGCCATCTGTTTAAGCCTTGTTCCGGCTCGCCGGTCCCATTCCTCGGCTGCTCAGGGGGGCATGCAGGCCTCGCTCGGCAACTCCGTCATGGGAGAAGGCGATTGCCCTGATGTTCACTTTGCCGACACTGTCAAAGGCTCTGACTGGGGCTGTGATCAGGAAGTGGCCCGTCTGTTCGCAGACGCCGCTCCCATAGAAATGCGCCGCCTTGCCCATTGGGGCGTGCCCTGGAACCGTGTCGTTCCCGGCAAGTCCATTTATTACAAGGGCGGCAAGCAGTTTGAAAAGATAGAAGCCGAAGACAAGGAAGGGCTAATCATGGCCCGCTCCTTTGGCGGCACAGCCAAATGGCGTACCTGCTATACTTCGGATGGTACAGGCCATGCGGTCATGTGTACCATGGACAACCGTTGCGCCCAGATGGGTGTCGAAGTTCACGACAAAACCGAAGCCATTGCGCTGCTTCAGGATGGCGAAACCTGCTATGGCGTGGTCGCCCGCTGTCTGCGCACAGGCGAGCTGCTGATATATCTGTCCAAGGCGACCATGATCGCTGCCGGTGGTTTCGGACGCATTTACCCGAACACCACCAATGCGGTTATCTGTGACGGTGGAGCGCACACCATGTGCGTCGATACCGGCGTGGTGCCCATGGGCAACATGGAAGCCGTGCAGTTTCATCCCACAGGCATTGTCCCGACAGATATTCTCGTGACAGAGGGCTGTCGTGGTGACGGCGGTACGCTGCTCGATGTAGACGAAAAACGGTTCATGGATGTGTACGAACCGGAAAAGGCCGAGCTCGCTTCTCGAGACGTGGTCTCCCGCTGGATGACCTATCACATGCGCGAGGGGCACGGCGTCAAATCTTCGTACGGTGAGCATTTGTGGTTGGATATCCGCCACCTCGGTGAGGAACACATCACCGGCAAGCTCCGTGAAGTGTATGAGATCTGTACTTCCTTCCTGGGCATCAACCCCATTCATCAGCTTATTCCGGTCCGTCCGACCCAGCATTATTCCATGGGTGGCATTCGTACCAACAAGGATGGCGCGGCATACGGGCTCAAAGGTTTGTTCTCCGCTGGTGAGGCCGCTTGTTGGGATATGCACGGGTTCAACCGCCTTGGCGGTAACTCCCTGGCCGAGACTGTGGTTGCCGGTGGTATCATCGGTCGCAAGATCGCCGAATACCTCCAGGGCTGCGAGACCGAGTTCAAGACTTCGCTCATCAATGACGAAGTCAAGAAGCAGCAGGCAAGAATCGACGCACTCATCAACTGCACCAACGGTTCTGAGAATGTCTACAAGGTCCGCAAGGCCATGCAGGACGCACTGCACAAGGGTGCCAACATCTTCCGTACGCAGGAAGGGTTGGAGACCTGTGTCGCTTCCCTGCAGGATACTTTGATCAGGGCCAAGAATGTGGGGCTCCGGTCCGACGGCAGGGGCGTGAATCCGGAGCTGGCTTCGGCGCTCAAGCTCGAAGGTCAGGTCAAGATGGCCTTGATGGTCGCCTATGGCGCACTGCAACGCACCGAGTCCCGTGGTTCGCATAACCGTGAAGACTTCACCGCACGCAACGATCGCGATTGGCTTAGCCGCACACTGGCTTACTGGAAGAACGAAGGCGACACGTTGCCGACGCTCGAATACGAACCGGCCACTGTTGCCGTGGAGATTCCTCCGGGAGACCGTGGATACGGACATTCCGAAATCATCAGCGCCGACGACAAGAAGGAATAG
- a CDS encoding succinate dehydrogenase/fumarate reductase cytochrome b subunit — protein MSISYAPAGKSGKWDGALDWLQMLSGVSLILFMWCHMLLVSSVVISPKVMDAIAHFFEATGMAQVGGPLIFLVFLTHFVLAARKIPFRMDGQKTIWQHARMLHHGDTWLWVVQAVSAMIILVMGSIHMWVVLTDLPITAVKSAARIQSGFWAVFYLFLLPLAELHVGIGFYRIGVKWGFVKTKDRDRFKRGENLLTLMFIAIGLITLARFLFLAIN, from the coding sequence ATGTCCATCAGTTACGCACCAGCTGGCAAATCCGGGAAGTGGGATGGCGCATTGGACTGGCTTCAGATGCTGTCCGGCGTCAGCCTGATTTTGTTCATGTGGTGCCACATGCTCCTGGTTTCAAGTGTCGTCATCAGCCCCAAAGTAATGGATGCCATCGCGCATTTCTTTGAGGCTACTGGCATGGCCCAAGTGGGCGGCCCGCTCATTTTTCTCGTTTTTCTAACGCACTTCGTGCTCGCAGCCAGGAAGATACCTTTCCGTATGGATGGTCAGAAGACCATCTGGCAGCACGCACGCATGCTGCATCACGGCGATACCTGGTTGTGGGTTGTGCAGGCTGTGTCCGCCATGATCATTCTGGTCATGGGATCCATCCACATGTGGGTTGTCCTGACTGACCTGCCCATTACCGCCGTCAAGTCTGCCGCTCGTATTCAGAGTGGATTCTGGGCCGTTTTTTATCTTTTCCTTCTGCCGCTGGCCGAACTCCATGTGGGTATCGGATTTTATCGCATCGGCGTGAAGTGGGGCTTTGTGAAAACCAAGGATCGTGACAGGTTCAAGCGGGGCGAGAACCTGTTGACCCTGATGTTCATTGCAATCGGTCTCATCACACTGGCCCGGTTCCTGTTCCTGGCGATCAACTAA
- a CDS encoding M16 family metallopeptidase produces the protein MFRKLLLLAGVFMLLTSCQKTLMKKNESTDLAPPVAAKSLFAVEQLPSLDGQEKGKTHLVKLKNGLTVLIKEDDRFPLVNVRLYVHAGSAYETPQIAGLSHLLEHMVFKGTDKRGVGQSAMDIESVGGSLNAGTSFDYTVYYVEVPDDQLSLGLDVVTDMVFNPAIDPTELESEKKVVIEELQRGEDTATSKVFKTLQGMIWPDTTYEWPIIGFKDTVQGISRDDIKNYIASNYQPQSMLLAVVGKVDPDQVLAQVESMLGDLENTRPLTPVETIPVPAVGSGPQVVKLSGEWNKVYMGAAFPIPHGASTEVVGLDLLAQMMGGDDTSRLYRTFKYEKGLVDDISMSLLPLERGGFLYVFATLDEDKVDEFWKELTAEMASFDPMDFTDREIDRARLNLETSLFLSKETLSGLASKVSYLEFFEDGEQSEENYLYQLHQITRSEMKELYNKYVRSDQLSLAVLTPETSKLSADNLIAITKDQWPLKEAVAKAAETKTATKTTEIALPGGSKLVLLPDATLPYTAMSMYWTGGDGELTPDQQGLAALTAKTLTRGNLRMNATEMQDFLSDHAASIGSTAGRNVFALEAKFPTRFTHEVLPVLTDTLTSPAFEETEITRAKQDQISAIKRREDRALGLAFRHLFPYLYKTGPYALLHQGTPEGVEAFTASDIIRFWNRQSMQSFTLAVCGQFDQAAIEAFAKRIAETLTAPGQQYTFTTPEWGKEMATTMHLPGRNQSHIIMAFPVPGKTNLKTSAELETLKACLSGQSGLLFRDLRDKQGLAYTVTSLLWQSKNTGFIALYIGTNPEKIDQSMDGFKKVLADLAATPLPEEELIRARNILIGDYYQGHQSLISRSREAAVLMARGFDRDHEEKLIEQAKDVTPKQLQELVQQYMSPDKAYVMTITP, from the coding sequence ATGTTCAGAAAACTCCTGTTGCTGGCAGGCGTCTTCATGCTCCTGACCAGCTGCCAAAAGACACTTATGAAAAAAAACGAATCAACTGATCTTGCTCCCCCTGTCGCCGCTAAATCTCTCTTTGCTGTTGAACAGCTCCCATCGTTGGACGGCCAGGAGAAAGGCAAAACCCATTTGGTCAAACTGAAAAACGGCCTCACGGTCCTGATCAAGGAAGATGACCGTTTTCCGCTGGTAAATGTTCGCCTGTATGTCCACGCGGGCAGCGCCTACGAGACCCCCCAAATCGCAGGGCTGAGCCATCTCCTTGAACATATGGTCTTCAAGGGCACGGACAAACGCGGCGTGGGCCAATCCGCCATGGATATTGAATCCGTTGGCGGCAGCCTCAATGCCGGTACCAGCTTTGACTACACTGTCTATTATGTGGAAGTCCCCGACGATCAGCTCTCCCTCGGTCTCGACGTGGTCACGGACATGGTCTTCAATCCCGCCATTGACCCCACTGAGCTTGAAAGCGAGAAAAAAGTGGTCATCGAGGAACTGCAACGGGGCGAAGACACCGCTACCAGCAAGGTCTTCAAGACCCTGCAGGGCATGATCTGGCCTGACACCACCTATGAATGGCCCATCATCGGCTTCAAGGATACGGTTCAGGGCATCAGCCGGGACGATATCAAGAATTACATCGCCTCCAACTATCAGCCGCAATCCATGCTGCTGGCCGTGGTCGGCAAGGTCGATCCCGACCAGGTGCTGGCTCAGGTCGAAAGCATGCTCGGCGATCTGGAAAACACCCGCCCCCTCACCCCTGTTGAAACAATCCCTGTTCCCGCTGTCGGCTCTGGCCCGCAGGTGGTCAAGCTCTCCGGCGAATGGAACAAGGTATACATGGGCGCGGCGTTCCCCATCCCTCATGGCGCATCCACTGAGGTCGTCGGGCTCGATCTGCTGGCGCAGATGATGGGTGGCGATGACACCTCACGCCTGTACCGCACCTTCAAATACGAAAAGGGGTTGGTGGACGATATCTCCATGTCCCTGCTGCCACTTGAACGCGGCGGCTTTTTGTACGTCTTTGCCACGCTGGATGAAGACAAGGTCGATGAGTTCTGGAAGGAACTGACAGCGGAAATGGCGTCATTCGATCCCATGGACTTCACTGACCGCGAAATCGACCGCGCCCGTCTCAATCTGGAAACATCGCTGTTCCTGTCCAAGGAGACCCTGTCCGGTTTGGCGAGCAAAGTCTCTTACCTGGAATTCTTTGAAGACGGTGAACAGTCCGAAGAGAACTACCTGTATCAGCTGCATCAGATAACCCGCTCGGAAATGAAGGAGCTGTACAACAAATACGTCCGCTCCGATCAGCTTTCCCTGGCCGTGCTCACGCCTGAAACATCCAAGCTTTCGGCTGACAACCTGATAGCCATCACCAAAGACCAGTGGCCGCTCAAAGAGGCCGTGGCCAAGGCAGCCGAAACAAAAACCGCGACTAAAACCACGGAAATAGCCCTGCCTGGCGGCAGCAAACTCGTGCTCCTGCCCGACGCCACCCTGCCGTACACTGCCATGAGCATGTATTGGACAGGTGGCGATGGCGAATTGACGCCCGACCAACAGGGGCTGGCTGCATTGACGGCCAAGACCCTGACCCGCGGCAATCTCAGGATGAATGCGACGGAAATGCAGGACTTCCTGTCCGATCATGCAGCCAGTATCGGTTCAACGGCCGGACGCAATGTCTTTGCCCTGGAGGCCAAGTTTCCCACACGATTCACCCACGAGGTTCTCCCGGTTCTGACAGACACGTTGACCTCTCCTGCCTTTGAGGAAACAGAGATCACGCGGGCCAAGCAGGATCAGATTTCGGCCATCAAACGACGTGAGGATCGTGCCCTTGGCCTGGCTTTCCGCCACCTCTTTCCCTACCTGTACAAGACCGGGCCATACGCCCTGTTGCATCAGGGAACCCCGGAAGGAGTGGAAGCATTCACAGCGTCAGACATCATCCGTTTCTGGAATCGTCAGTCCATGCAGTCCTTTACCCTGGCTGTTTGCGGTCAGTTCGATCAGGCGGCCATTGAAGCATTTGCCAAGAGAATTGCCGAAACCCTGACGGCTCCCGGACAACAGTACACATTCACCACCCCGGAATGGGGCAAGGAAATGGCAACGACAATGCACCTGCCAGGGCGCAACCAGTCGCACATCATCATGGCCTTTCCCGTACCGGGCAAGACGAACCTGAAGACGTCTGCCGAACTGGAAACGCTCAAGGCGTGCCTGTCCGGCCAAAGCGGGCTGCTCTTCCGCGACCTGCGAGACAAACAGGGACTGGCCTATACGGTGACCTCTCTACTCTGGCAGTCAAAGAACACCGGTTTCATTGCCCTGTATATCGGCACGAACCCCGAAAAGATCGATCAGTCCATGGACGGATTCAAAAAGGTTCTGGCTGACCTCGCCGCCACTCCGCTTCCCGAGGAGGAGCTGATCCGAGCACGTAACATCCTGATCGGAGACTACTATCAGGGCCACCAATCCCTGATCTCCCGCTCACGCGAGGCGGCCGTCCTCATGGCTCGCGGCTTTGACCGCGATCACGAGGAGAAGCTCATAGAGCAGGCCAAGGACGTGACTCCAAAGCAACTGCAGGAACTGGTTCAGCAATACATGTCGCCGGACAAGGCGTATGTGATGACCATCACTCCCTAA
- a CDS encoding DUF2238 domain-containing protein: protein MTQSTFSHYFPHGLAITYAIFWAILAVNPVMRDVWWAENIPLMGVFALLVVTYKNFRFSNLAYALMSIWLILHTIGGHYTFANVPFDFFTDLFGFERNHFDRLGHYSIGFYAFPIAEYLTRKNLARPVIVYLFGLFAIMALAAGYEIIEWWYAVLAGGEAGIEFLGSQGDIWDAQTDMLADTLGAVTTLILFYFFGIKPNEQS, encoded by the coding sequence ATGACCCAATCCACCTTCTCACACTATTTCCCACACGGACTGGCCATAACCTACGCCATCTTCTGGGCGATTCTGGCTGTCAATCCAGTTATGCGTGATGTCTGGTGGGCCGAGAACATTCCCCTCATGGGCGTGTTCGCTCTGCTGGTAGTGACCTACAAAAATTTCCGGTTTTCCAACCTCGCCTATGCGTTGATGTCCATCTGGCTGATACTGCACACCATTGGCGGGCACTACACCTTTGCCAATGTCCCGTTCGACTTCTTCACGGATCTGTTCGGCTTCGAGCGCAATCACTTCGACCGCCTGGGGCATTACTCCATCGGTTTTTATGCGTTCCCCATAGCAGAATACTTGACGCGCAAGAATCTGGCGCGACCGGTGATCGTCTACCTCTTCGGCCTGTTCGCCATCATGGCGTTGGCCGCTGGATATGAAATTATCGAATGGTGGTACGCCGTATTGGCCGGCGGCGAGGCCGGAATCGAATTCCTCGGCTCCCAGGGCGACATCTGGGACGCACAGACAGACATGCTCGCGGACACCCTCGGTGCAGTGACAACGCTGATACTCTTCTACTTTTTCGGCATCAAACCGAACGAGCAGTCCTAG
- the aroC gene encoding chorismate synthase: MSGNTFGNVFRLTTFGESHGPGLGGVVDGCPAGIPLDESMIQLELDKRKPGQGGLASTTRKEPDQIKILSGVFEGKTTGTSIGFYIENTNQRSHDYSKIKDVFRPGHADFTYNAKYGFRDYRGGGRSSGRETVSRVAGGAIAQELLRTEGISIYAYTVEYGGIKAEIKDYEGAQDRPYFSPDPDIIPAWEKHITEVRDEEDTLGGVVEIRATGLPVGLGEPVFGKFDGRIAQALMCVGAVKGVEIGSGCEAARSRGSLNNDNLDENGFLSNNAGGILGGISSGQDVIARAYVKPIPSILQEQQTVTTKGEPTFIMVGGRHDISAIPRINPVLKSMMALTIADLLLLDRRLGVRD; this comes from the coding sequence CACCTTTGGTGAGTCTCATGGTCCCGGTCTGGGCGGGGTTGTGGACGGGTGTCCGGCAGGTATTCCGCTGGATGAGTCCATGATCCAGTTGGAGTTGGACAAACGTAAACCCGGTCAGGGCGGTCTGGCTTCAACCACCCGCAAAGAGCCTGATCAGATTAAAATCCTTTCCGGTGTGTTCGAAGGCAAGACCACCGGCACTTCCATCGGTTTTTACATTGAGAACACCAACCAGCGTTCTCATGATTATTCCAAGATCAAGGATGTATTCCGGCCCGGACATGCAGATTTCACCTACAACGCCAAGTATGGCTTCCGCGACTATCGCGGCGGCGGTCGTTCTTCTGGACGCGAGACCGTATCCCGCGTGGCCGGTGGCGCCATCGCGCAGGAGTTGCTGCGCACGGAAGGTATCTCCATTTACGCGTACACGGTCGAATATGGCGGTATCAAGGCGGAGATCAAAGACTACGAAGGCGCGCAGGACCGTCCCTATTTCAGTCCTGACCCGGATATTATCCCGGCGTGGGAAAAGCATATCACCGAGGTCCGCGATGAAGAGGACACGCTTGGTGGCGTTGTCGAGATTCGGGCCACAGGCCTGCCTGTTGGCCTTGGTGAGCCTGTGTTCGGCAAGTTCGACGGGCGTATCGCGCAGGCGCTCATGTGTGTTGGTGCGGTCAAGGGAGTCGAGATCGGCTCCGGCTGTGAAGCGGCTCGGTCACGTGGTTCCCTTAATAATGACAATCTCGATGAGAACGGATTCCTGTCCAATAATGCTGGCGGTATTCTTGGCGGTATTTCATCCGGTCAGGATGTCATTGCGCGGGCCTACGTCAAACCCATTCCGTCAATTTTGCAGGAACAGCAGACCGTGACCACCAAGGGTGAGCCTACTTTCATCATGGTCGGTGGGCGTCACGACATCAGCGCGATTCCGCGCATCAATCCGGTGTTGAAATCCATGATGGCGTTGACCATCGCGGATCTGCTTCTGTTGGATCGTCGTTTGGGCGTTCGGGACTAG